Proteins co-encoded in one Chroococcidiopsis sp. TS-821 genomic window:
- the chlG gene encoding chlorophyll synthase ChlG — MSNSTPPPFQPADEALNKTPDAVNINPNTAAPIAPTDRSAKTRQLLGMKGAASGETSIWKIRLQLMKPITWIPLIWGVVCGAASSGEYTWTLENVLKAATCMLLAGPLLTGYTQTLNDFYDREIDAINEPYRPIPSGAISIPQVVSQILLLLAAGIALAFVLDRWVGHDFPTITTLALGGAFLAYIYSAPPLKLKRNGWLGNYALGASYIALPWWTGHALFGDLNWTIAMLTLIYSLAGLGIAVVNDFKSVEGDRQLGLKSLPVMFGVNTAAWICVAMIDLFQAGIAAYLISIGENLYGAILLLLLIPQITFQDMYFLRDPIKNDVKYQASAQPFLVLGMLVTGLALGHAGV, encoded by the coding sequence ATGTCGAACTCAACTCCTCCACCGTTTCAGCCTGCTGATGAGGCACTCAACAAAACTCCAGACGCGGTCAATATCAACCCTAATACCGCAGCGCCGATCGCACCCACCGACCGTAGTGCCAAAACGCGGCAACTACTAGGAATGAAAGGTGCTGCTTCAGGAGAAACATCGATTTGGAAAATCCGCTTGCAGCTGATGAAGCCGATTACTTGGATTCCCCTGATTTGGGGTGTCGTTTGTGGCGCGGCTTCGTCGGGAGAATACACCTGGACGTTAGAAAATGTCTTGAAAGCTGCAACTTGTATGTTACTCGCAGGACCCCTACTGACGGGTTATACGCAAACACTCAATGATTTTTACGATCGCGAAATTGATGCGATTAATGAACCCTACCGCCCAATTCCTTCAGGGGCAATTTCCATCCCGCAAGTTGTGTCTCAAATCTTACTCTTACTTGCTGCAGGAATCGCTTTAGCGTTTGTTCTCGACCGCTGGGTTGGTCACGACTTTCCCACAATCACAACGCTGGCGCTGGGCGGCGCATTCTTAGCGTATATCTACTCTGCACCGCCATTGAAACTCAAGCGCAATGGTTGGCTAGGTAATTATGCCTTGGGTGCCAGCTACATTGCTTTACCTTGGTGGACGGGTCATGCGTTATTTGGGGATTTGAATTGGACAATCGCGATGCTGACGTTGATTTACAGCTTGGCTGGATTGGGAATTGCAGTTGTAAATGACTTCAAAAGTGTGGAAGGCGATCGCCAATTAGGACTCAAGTCGCTACCGGTGATGTTTGGCGTCAACACCGCCGCGTGGATTTGTGTCGCTATGATTGATTTATTTCAAGCAGGAATTGCGGCTTATTTAATCAGCATAGGCGAAAACCTCTACGGGGCAATTTTACTTTTGTTGTTGATTCCGCAAATTACGTTTCAGGATATGTACTTCTTGCGCGATCCCATCAAAAATGATGTTAAGTACCAAGCCAGCGCGCAACCTTTTCTTGTTCTAGGCATGCTCGTAACTGGATTAGCATTGGGTCATGCAGGAGTGTAG
- a CDS encoding M23 family metallopeptidase: protein MKQGNENASAPSSYFGRRSLLLPSLTCLGVVSLLSHQPALAQASIDSIVVPIKEDTTPSPTNSNDAHQARVERLRQKLATPAVPVKPEASQQVATPQKRPQTVLPNTPTAQKPQATNPTPDFSRTHIDPTNYSIGATKTYEPPSAVVLSERSTGCRAVVRNGQGAASACPTVPQRTNVAIRNPRSRSALTRIPTSNQIASVSPVRGSSASYIKTSGAKEPPAYIQQAIALVNQSVSPSTQAYYNRMQQQGVRIRNTGLLFPLTIPAPITSLFGWRIHPITGDRRFHAGIDLGAPTGTPVLAAYTGKVAIADFLGGYGLTVVLEHEKLAKSSDKTPLENTPPQQTLYGHLSEIFVQPGDRVKQGTVIGLVGSTGNSTGPHLHFETRHLTPEGWVASDPGFELEYALTKLVEALKTAQAEESEKS from the coding sequence ATGAAACAGGGAAACGAAAACGCCAGCGCGCCTTCATCCTATTTTGGGCGGCGTTCGCTGCTATTACCAAGCTTGACGTGTCTTGGTGTAGTTAGCCTCCTCAGTCACCAACCAGCATTGGCACAAGCAAGTATCGATAGCATCGTTGTACCTATTAAGGAAGACACAACTCCTTCCCCAACCAATTCAAATGATGCGCATCAAGCCAGAGTGGAAAGATTACGCCAAAAACTTGCGACTCCAGCAGTTCCAGTTAAACCAGAAGCATCACAACAAGTCGCTACTCCTCAAAAACGCCCGCAGACAGTTCTGCCAAATACACCTACAGCGCAAAAACCGCAAGCAACTAACCCGACACCAGACTTCAGCAGAACGCATATCGATCCGACAAACTATAGTATTGGTGCGACTAAAACTTATGAGCCGCCTAGTGCGGTTGTCCTATCAGAACGTTCTACAGGATGTCGCGCCGTTGTTCGCAACGGGCAAGGTGCTGCAAGTGCTTGTCCGACGGTACCCCAACGTACGAATGTTGCTATTCGTAACCCGCGATCGCGTAGCGCGTTGACACGAATACCGACAAGCAATCAAATCGCAAGTGTATCGCCAGTGCGTGGTAGTAGCGCTAGTTATATAAAAACAAGTGGTGCCAAAGAACCGCCAGCATACATTCAACAAGCGATCGCACTTGTCAATCAAAGCGTCTCGCCTAGCACGCAAGCTTACTACAACCGGATGCAGCAGCAAGGAGTGAGGATTCGCAATACAGGCTTACTCTTTCCCTTAACCATCCCTGCACCAATTACCTCTTTATTCGGCTGGCGCATTCATCCAATTACAGGCGATCGCCGATTTCACGCGGGAATTGATTTAGGTGCACCTACAGGAACGCCTGTATTGGCTGCGTATACAGGAAAGGTTGCGATCGCTGACTTTCTGGGCGGCTACGGGTTAACTGTTGTCCTCGAACACGAAAAACTCGCCAAGAGCTCTGACAAAACACCGCTAGAAAATACTCCGCCACAGCAAACGCTCTATGGTCACTTATCCGAGATCTTTGTGCAACCAGGCGATCGCGTCAAACAAGGAACCGTCATCGGACTTGTAGGAAGTACGGGAAATTCCACTGGTCCCCATTTGCACTTTGAAACGCGGCATTTAACGCCCGAAGGCTGGGTCGCAAGCGATCCTGGCTTTGAGTTGGAATATGCTTTAACGAAGCTTGTAGAAGCGCTAAAAACCGCTCAAGCAGAAGAGTCAGAGAAGAGTTAA
- a CDS encoding WD40 repeat domain-containing protein, whose translation MRSLQGHQAAVNRVAFSPNSKIVASASKDATVKLWCVDGKLLNTLLQGYNDAVSDVSFSADGQLLASASVDRTVKLWRLDGKLIATLQGHSGWINDVSFSPDGKLIASASDDSTIKLWNIRGQLLGSFSVKTQSLCVIFTTNSKNLIAVGNNSAVYQWSLDLNHLVAQGCN comes from the coding sequence GTGCGATCGCTACAAGGACATCAAGCTGCTGTCAATCGTGTTGCGTTTAGCCCGAATAGCAAAATCGTTGCCTCTGCTAGCAAAGATGCTACGGTGAAATTGTGGTGTGTTGATGGTAAATTACTTAACACGCTGCTGCAAGGATATAACGATGCAGTTAGCGATGTTAGTTTCAGTGCTGATGGTCAACTTCTCGCCTCAGCAAGTGTCGATCGTACGGTCAAGCTGTGGCGTCTCGATGGTAAATTAATCGCTACATTACAAGGGCACAGTGGCTGGATCAATGATGTCAGTTTTAGCCCTGATGGAAAGCTTATTGCTTCAGCAAGCGATGACTCCACAATCAAACTGTGGAATATTCGCGGTCAACTTTTAGGCTCTTTTTCAGTAAAAACACAGAGTTTATGTGTAATATTTACTACTAACAGTAAAAATCTCATTGCAGTTGGTAATAATAGCGCTGTGTATCAGTGGAGTCTCGATTTGAATCATTTAGTAGCGCAAGGCTGCAATTAG
- a CDS encoding ArsA family ATPase, translating to MALILTFLGKSGSDRQKIAIAAAKKFATEGKRVLLAGRDTGPGLSLLLNTSISSAPQQVSPNLEAVQLKTSGLLERSWEEVKKLEAQYLRTPILKDVYGQELPVLPGMDSALELNALREYDASGKYDVIIYDSSGDSTTLRMLGMAESLSWYVRRFRQLFANSDLGKAIAESPFIQPLISSFFNVNWTADNFAQPTNQINNILDQGKAALADPKRVAAFLVTTNDPLDIASVRYLWGSAQQIGLIVGGVILHSADTTLASLSNEFDPLPVTVVTGSTFDDEQLMNALPNFVQQAQQAPKPIEIDVATGQVRLFLPGFDKKQVKLTQSGPEVTVEAGDQRRNIFLPPGLSGKQIAGAKFQNNYLTISF from the coding sequence ATGGCGCTGATACTGACCTTTTTAGGCAAAAGTGGTAGCGATCGCCAAAAAATTGCGATCGCTGCTGCCAAAAAATTCGCAACCGAAGGTAAACGCGTCCTCTTAGCTGGACGAGATACTGGACCTGGGTTGAGTCTACTTCTCAATACCTCGATAAGTTCCGCACCGCAGCAAGTATCTCCCAATCTCGAAGCGGTGCAACTCAAAACTTCCGGCTTGCTAGAACGTAGCTGGGAAGAGGTCAAAAAACTCGAGGCGCAGTATTTGCGAACACCTATCCTCAAAGATGTCTACGGGCAAGAATTACCAGTTTTACCAGGTATGGACAGCGCTTTGGAACTCAATGCGTTGCGCGAATACGATGCTAGCGGTAAATATGACGTCATCATCTATGACAGTAGTGGTGACTCGACCACGCTGCGGATGTTAGGAATGGCAGAAAGCTTGAGTTGGTACGTAAGGCGTTTTCGGCAATTGTTTGCGAATTCTGATTTGGGTAAAGCGATCGCGGAATCGCCGTTTATTCAACCGTTGATTAGCAGTTTTTTCAATGTTAACTGGACAGCGGATAACTTTGCTCAACCTACCAATCAAATTAACAACATCCTCGACCAAGGCAAAGCCGCACTAGCTGACCCGAAGCGCGTTGCAGCGTTTTTGGTGACAACAAATGACCCGCTAGACATTGCGAGTGTGCGTTATTTATGGGGTAGCGCGCAGCAAATTGGTTTAATCGTGGGAGGCGTTATACTACATTCAGCGGATACGACGCTTGCGAGTTTATCGAATGAATTTGACCCTTTACCGGTTACAGTTGTCACTGGCAGTACTTTTGATGACGAGCAGCTGATGAACGCCTTGCCAAATTTTGTACAGCAGGCGCAGCAAGCCCCTAAACCAATCGAAATTGACGTGGCTACAGGTCAAGTCCGCCTATTTTTGCCTGGATTTGATAAAAAACAAGTTAAACTAACGCAATCAGGTCCAGAAGTTACCGTAGAAGCAGGCGATCAGCGGCGGAATATCTTTTTACCTCCTGGTTTGAGTGGCAAACAAATCGCTGGTGCCAAATTTCAAAACAACTATTTGACAATATCTTTCTAG
- the sppA gene encoding signal peptide peptidase SppA — MRNFFKQTFASIVGTILGLLIFIGVGTGGLLLLLVAVASRDTGPQLKEQSVLVFDLSLDITDTPPSSSPGIILQQALTGEESNRVSLRTVLDVLERARQDNRIVGLYLDGSRTTAQSSAGFATLKEVRQALERFRASGKTIIAYNTDWRQKDYYLSSVANTIVANPLGAMELNGLSNQPVFFAGALEKFGVGVQVIRVGRFKGAVEPFTRSQLSPENREQLQRLLGDVWAEWLNAVSNSRNVSTSQLQAIADNQGILLPDEAQKSGLVDQIGYFDEVLAQLKQLTGESQESRTFRQISVPSYAQLERGTRTARNSRNKIAVVYAEGAIVNGQGSAGQVGSDRFARILRTLRQDNQVKAVVLRVNSRGGSATASEEIQRELQLTRQVKPVVVSMGDYAASGGYWIATDANRIFAEPSTITGSIGVFGLRFNIQQLANDNGITWDSVKTGRYADSQTIARPLSTQELTRSQRTAERLYNIFLNRIAQARKLPLPKVAEIAQGRVWSGAAAKEIGLVDEIGGLDAAIQYAAAQAKLGNDWQLHEYPEVRTFEARLLAQLASGIRLMMQDYPLERSSLPVPLKSELEKLQAEISVLQAMNDPLNVYARLLFDLEID; from the coding sequence ATGCGGAACTTTTTCAAACAAACCTTTGCCAGTATCGTCGGAACCATACTAGGACTGTTAATCTTTATTGGTGTCGGTACTGGCGGATTACTGTTGTTACTTGTAGCAGTCGCATCGAGAGATACAGGACCACAACTCAAAGAGCAATCTGTCCTTGTTTTTGATTTGTCCTTGGATATTACAGATACACCGCCAAGCTCAAGCCCTGGAATCATTCTACAACAAGCATTAACCGGCGAAGAAAGCAATCGCGTTAGTTTGCGTACAGTGCTGGATGTTTTAGAAAGAGCGCGGCAAGATAACCGGATTGTTGGCTTGTATCTTGATGGGAGTCGCACTACCGCCCAAAGTAGTGCTGGCTTTGCTACGCTCAAAGAAGTGCGTCAAGCATTAGAACGTTTCCGCGCCTCAGGAAAAACAATAATTGCCTACAATACAGACTGGCGGCAAAAAGACTATTACCTCAGTTCGGTCGCGAATACAATCGTTGCGAATCCTTTGGGAGCGATGGAACTCAATGGATTGAGTAACCAACCTGTATTTTTCGCTGGGGCTTTGGAAAAGTTCGGCGTTGGTGTCCAGGTCATTCGCGTTGGTAGATTTAAGGGAGCAGTGGAACCGTTTACGCGATCGCAATTAAGTCCCGAAAACCGCGAACAATTACAGCGCCTATTAGGTGATGTTTGGGCAGAATGGCTAAATGCAGTGAGCAATAGCCGTAACGTAAGTACGTCACAACTGCAAGCGATCGCGGATAATCAAGGAATATTATTACCTGATGAAGCGCAAAAAAGTGGTTTAGTCGATCAAATTGGCTATTTTGATGAAGTTTTAGCGCAATTAAAGCAACTAACTGGAGAATCACAAGAGAGCCGTACTTTTCGGCAAATTAGTGTACCAAGTTATGCGCAGCTAGAACGGGGAACGCGGACTGCACGCAACTCACGCAATAAAATTGCGGTTGTTTATGCCGAAGGAGCAATTGTCAACGGACAAGGAAGCGCGGGACAAGTGGGAAGCGATCGCTTTGCCCGCATCTTGCGTACGCTGCGTCAAGATAATCAAGTTAAAGCCGTTGTCTTACGAGTGAATAGTCGTGGTGGTAGCGCGACAGCTTCTGAGGAAATTCAGCGCGAGTTGCAACTCACCCGCCAAGTTAAACCTGTTGTCGTCTCAATGGGCGATTATGCAGCTTCTGGCGGTTACTGGATTGCGACGGATGCTAACCGCATCTTTGCTGAACCGAGCACTATTACAGGTTCTATTGGTGTCTTTGGACTGCGCTTTAATATCCAACAGCTAGCTAACGATAACGGAATTACCTGGGATAGCGTTAAAACAGGTCGTTACGCCGACAGTCAGACGATCGCGCGTCCGCTATCAACTCAAGAACTGACGCGATCGCAGCGCACTGCCGAACGATTGTATAATATCTTTCTCAATCGAATTGCCCAAGCACGCAAACTTCCTTTACCGAAGGTAGCAGAAATAGCCCAAGGGCGAGTTTGGTCAGGTGCTGCAGCCAAAGAAATTGGCTTAGTCGATGAAATCGGTGGACTTGATGCCGCAATTCAGTACGCAGCTGCGCAAGCTAAGCTAGGTAACGATTGGCAATTACATGAGTATCCTGAAGTACGAACTTTTGAAGCCAGACTTTTAGCCCAGCTAGCCAGCGGAATTCGTTTAATGATGCAAGATTATCCGCTTGAGCGTTCGTCGCTACCAGTCCCGCTGAAATCAGAATTGGAGAAACTGCAAGCCGAAATCTCTGTCTTACAGGCGATGAACGATCCTTTAAATGTCTACGCTCGCTTACTGTTTGATTTAGAAATTGATTGA
- a CDS encoding bacteriorhodopsin translates to MFSWNIPTTLLSSHNYIAQTVVVPEGTIMENLLTYSPVQHQLISHLLTLGVSAMAVGFVYFITTNERSSPRFQPSSTLSAVVMVSAFLILGLQLLEWLSSFAFDGTVWGLGVGTEGRFTESTFSNGFRYLNWSIDVPCLLTQMLFVIDVTPGRFRKLRFRFITAGLLMIYTGYIGQYFEITNTGWFLFWGAVSTVFYVYILYMVGNLIFKSRENLPHQAYKTMGTIWWLILISWTLYPLAYLVPWAWKTFPAWGAWAAVTRQFLYTMADIFSKVIYGVLLSSVAQARSAAEGYEPAIQVQIDGGAASREYLERNTHRESTRAE, encoded by the coding sequence GTGTTTAGTTGGAATATACCAACAACTTTGCTAAGCTCGCACAACTACATAGCACAAACCGTAGTTGTACCAGAAGGTACAATTATGGAAAATCTACTAACATATTCGCCAGTACAGCACCAATTAATATCACATTTACTAACACTTGGTGTAAGTGCAATGGCGGTAGGATTTGTTTATTTTATTACCACAAACGAACGCTCCTCACCGCGCTTTCAACCATCGTCAACGCTGTCAGCGGTTGTGATGGTATCTGCTTTTTTGATCTTGGGCTTGCAACTACTTGAATGGCTATCATCGTTTGCTTTTGATGGTACAGTATGGGGATTGGGTGTCGGTACTGAAGGGAGATTTACAGAAAGCACCTTCTCGAATGGCTTTCGTTATCTCAATTGGTCGATCGATGTACCGTGTTTGCTAACTCAAATGTTGTTCGTTATCGATGTAACGCCAGGTCGTTTCCGAAAGTTACGGTTTCGCTTCATTACGGCTGGCTTATTAATGATTTATACCGGATATATTGGGCAATACTTCGAAATTACAAACACAGGTTGGTTTCTTTTTTGGGGAGCAGTCAGTACAGTTTTCTATGTTTATATTCTTTATATGGTAGGGAATTTAATTTTCAAATCGCGCGAAAATTTACCACACCAAGCCTATAAAACTATGGGAACTATTTGGTGGTTGATTTTAATTTCTTGGACGCTTTATCCGTTAGCATACTTAGTTCCTTGGGCTTGGAAAACGTTTCCCGCTTGGGGAGCGTGGGCAGCCGTAACGCGACAGTTTCTTTATACAATGGCAGATATCTTTTCTAAAGTTATTTATGGTGTCTTGCTATCGAGTGTCGCGCAAGCTCGTAGCGCCGCAGAAGGATATGAACCTGCCATTCAAGTTCAGATTGATGGTGGTGCAGCGAGTAGAGAATATCTTGAACGCAACACGCATCGCGAGTCAACGAGAGCTGAGTAG
- a CDS encoding ABC transporter ATP-binding protein translates to MGEIAISLNNVSKCFKRYARPVDRLKEILLPHQSAADEFWALRDINLEVPKGQTLGVVGRNGSGKSTLLQILAGTLQPTTGQVTVKGRISALLELGSGFNPEFTGRQNVFFNGRLLGLSHQEIEAKFDEIAGFADIGDFIDQPVKTYSSGMFVRLAFAVAVNVYPEVLIVDEALAVGDVVFQHRCMRRMRALMDSGVTTLFVSHDSGAVKTLCNSAVMLHEGRIYATGSPNAVIIEYMKLVTQEELGLLNETEQPTLLEESHDAFDASDRIAGETPDTPNIAHHNGNNGKPHRRGNRKALIQDVKILNSLGEYSRDNLVFNFNEEVTLVVDLVVYEPLQGCIVGFFVCDKNGNEIIGSNTWEENLQIGKLSPGEKLTVQFKFRLPLRPVSYSVTVAGSEDYTSVTFDWIDNALVFQVLPPDTGKNIHALVDLPMSVEVSRNLSNVSAVQV, encoded by the coding sequence ATGGGTGAAATCGCAATTTCGCTAAACAACGTCTCCAAATGCTTTAAACGGTACGCACGCCCAGTCGATCGCTTGAAGGAAATATTGCTTCCTCATCAAAGTGCGGCTGATGAATTTTGGGCATTACGGGATATCAACTTGGAAGTCCCCAAAGGGCAAACCTTAGGTGTTGTGGGGCGCAATGGTTCGGGAAAAAGTACATTACTTCAGATTCTCGCTGGTACACTACAACCAACTACCGGTCAAGTCACGGTGAAAGGGCGAATTTCGGCGCTTTTAGAACTAGGAAGTGGCTTCAATCCAGAATTTACTGGACGACAGAATGTTTTTTTTAACGGGCGCTTGTTGGGTTTGAGCCATCAAGAAATCGAAGCAAAATTTGATGAAATTGCTGGGTTTGCAGATATTGGAGATTTTATCGACCAACCTGTTAAAACTTACTCTAGCGGAATGTTCGTGCGCCTAGCTTTTGCGGTTGCAGTGAATGTTTATCCGGAAGTCTTGATTGTAGACGAAGCTTTAGCTGTCGGTGATGTTGTTTTTCAACACCGCTGTATGCGCCGGATGCGCGCTTTGATGGATTCTGGCGTGACAACGCTGTTTGTTTCGCACGATTCGGGCGCTGTCAAAACTTTGTGTAACTCTGCAGTTATGCTGCATGAAGGCAGAATTTACGCGACAGGTTCGCCTAATGCTGTGATTATCGAGTACATGAAACTTGTCACGCAAGAAGAACTGGGATTGCTCAACGAGACGGAACAACCCACGCTGCTAGAAGAAAGTCACGATGCTTTTGATGCGAGCGATCGCATTGCTGGCGAGACACCTGATACCCCCAATATCGCGCACCATAACGGTAACAATGGCAAACCACATAGACGCGGAAATCGCAAGGCTTTAATTCAAGATGTGAAAATTTTAAACTCTTTGGGAGAATATTCTAGAGACAATTTAGTTTTTAACTTTAATGAAGAGGTAACGCTCGTCGTAGACTTAGTAGTTTATGAACCGTTGCAAGGATGTATCGTCGGTTTTTTTGTGTGCGACAAAAATGGCAACGAAATTATTGGTAGCAATACGTGGGAGGAAAATCTCCAAATCGGCAAGTTATCTCCAGGCGAGAAACTGACAGTGCAATTTAAATTTAGACTACCATTAAGACCTGTTTCTTACAGTGTCACTGTTGCGGGTTCAGAAGATTATACGTCGGTAACTTTTGATTGGATAGACAATGCCCTCGTTTTTCAAGTGTTACCTCCGGACACGGGTAAAAATATCCATGCGTTAGTCGATTTACCAATGTCAGTTGAGGTCAGCCGCAATTTATCTAATGTATCCGCCGTGCAAGTATGA
- a CDS encoding ABC transporter permease, whose amino-acid sequence MKGVVRKAGASSLLSASKRWWARLDLLRSLVQRDLDAKYKGSILGNLWPLLNQLSQLLIYTYVFSIVLRVRLSVQGLPDNNITFGLWLFAGLLPWTAFLNGFFPAATSVIAQQNLVKKVVFPLSLLPLVPICSAFIESSLGLVVLILLVGIASQVVHSTLWLLPIVWIPQLLLTAGLGYLAAGLTVFLRDVPQTLGLIINVWFYATPIIYPASLIPEAWRGWIFWLNPMTAIVEVYRDLVLVGELRHGGELSVAAIASFVVFCFGFAVYRRLRPAFADVL is encoded by the coding sequence ATCAAAGGCGTTGTCCGAAAAGCGGGCGCTAGTAGCTTGCTTTCAGCGAGTAAGCGATGGTGGGCAAGGTTAGACCTACTGCGATCGCTTGTCCAGCGAGACCTCGATGCAAAATACAAAGGTTCTATTTTAGGCAACTTATGGCCTTTATTAAATCAATTATCGCAGTTACTCATTTATACTTATGTTTTTTCAATTGTGCTGCGCGTGAGGCTGAGTGTCCAAGGCTTGCCCGACAATAATATTACTTTTGGGTTGTGGTTGTTTGCTGGGTTATTACCTTGGACAGCTTTCCTTAATGGTTTTTTTCCGGCTGCTACCTCGGTGATCGCGCAGCAGAACTTAGTTAAAAAAGTTGTTTTTCCTTTGTCATTATTACCTTTAGTGCCAATTTGTTCAGCTTTTATCGAAAGCTCGCTGGGACTTGTCGTTTTAATTTTATTAGTGGGAATAGCATCACAAGTCGTTCATAGTACGCTTTGGCTATTGCCGATTGTTTGGATACCACAGTTATTACTCACTGCTGGACTAGGATATCTCGCGGCTGGTTTGACGGTTTTTTTAAGAGATGTACCGCAAACCCTTGGATTAATCATCAACGTGTGGTTTTATGCTACGCCGATCATTTATCCAGCGTCGTTGATTCCCGAAGCGTGGCGCGGATGGATTTTTTGGCTCAATCCGATGACAGCGATCGTCGAAGTTTATCGCGACTTGGTTTTAGTCGGAGAATTAAGACATGGAGGCGAATTAAGCGTGGCGGCGATCGCTTCTTTTGTCGTCTTTTGTTTTGGCTTTGCTGTCTATCGGCGACTGCGCCCAGCGTTTGCTGATGTTCTCTAA
- the pgeF gene encoding peptidoglycan editing factor PgeF: MHTWHWQTWQGLPYLTCSLLEPWLHGFFTQQFWSRSPAELVKVLHPTVEAYRVKQVHGNIVLTPSQIKAAINAENDSLPPADGVVTEQALQSAWVASADCTPVLIADSQTGQVAAVHAGWRGTAAKIVPVAIARLQAQGSRLADLRIALGPAISGAVYQVSTQVAAQVGATIYTASADELIINALQRLPKAPILPDPEPERVRLDVRRVIALQLEHLGIHPEQVAIAPHCTYQQPECFFSYRRDQQKKVQWSGIISK, encoded by the coding sequence ATGCATACTTGGCACTGGCAAACTTGGCAAGGCTTACCGTATCTTACTTGTAGTCTTTTAGAACCTTGGTTGCATGGTTTTTTTACTCAGCAGTTTTGGTCGCGTTCTCCCGCAGAACTTGTTAAGGTACTGCATCCAACTGTAGAAGCTTATCGAGTCAAACAGGTACATGGCAATATTGTTTTGACGCCTTCTCAAATTAAAGCAGCAATTAACGCCGAAAATGATTCGTTACCACCAGCTGATGGTGTCGTCACAGAACAAGCTTTGCAATCAGCGTGGGTTGCTAGTGCCGATTGTACTCCAGTATTGATTGCGGATTCTCAAACTGGGCAAGTCGCGGCAGTGCATGCAGGGTGGCGTGGAACCGCAGCGAAAATTGTGCCAGTGGCGATCGCGCGTTTGCAAGCACAAGGTAGTCGATTAGCCGATTTGCGCATTGCCTTAGGACCTGCAATTTCAGGTGCAGTTTACCAAGTTTCGACTCAAGTCGCGGCTCAAGTCGGAGCTACGATATATACTGCTAGTGCTGATGAGTTAATTATCAATGCCCTACAGCGCTTGCCCAAAGCACCAATTCTTCCCGACCCTGAACCAGAACGCGTGCGCCTCGATGTGCGGCGCGTGATTGCCCTTCAGTTAGAACATTTAGGAATTCACCCCGAACAAGTAGCGATCGCACCTCATTGTACTTATCAACAGCCTGAGTGTTTCTTTTCTTACCGTCGCGACCAGCAAAAAAAAGTTCAATGGTCGGGAATTATCAGTAAATAG
- a CDS encoding tetratricopeptide repeat protein has translation MLRLHQIILATCLLFGVTTALGEIPTTYAQSPLAAMSAEEYYHQGVFKDQLEGDKQGAIEYYTHAIKLDPNHVDAYNDRGLARLALGDP, from the coding sequence ATGCTCCGTCTTCATCAAATAATACTCGCAACGTGCCTACTTTTCGGAGTTACTACTGCATTAGGTGAAATCCCGACTACCTATGCGCAATCGCCACTCGCAGCAATGAGTGCTGAAGAATATTACCATCAAGGAGTTTTTAAAGATCAACTCGAAGGCGATAAACAAGGCGCGATTGAATATTATACGCACGCAATTAAGCTCGATCCAAATCACGTTGATGCTTACAACGATCGCGGTTTAGCCCGCTTAGCATTAGGAGATCCGTAA
- a CDS encoding DUF2862 domain-containing protein has translation MEIGQQVKVCRLRDRVSPLIVKRLGKIGTVKGFKMLDGSSVGVVVQFEDQFATWFFEDELKVMQ, from the coding sequence ATGGAAATCGGACAACAAGTTAAGGTCTGCCGTTTAAGAGATCGAGTATCACCACTGATTGTCAAACGCCTCGGCAAAATTGGCACGGTTAAAGGCTTCAAAATGCTTGACGGAAGTAGCGTTGGCGTCGTCGTTCAATTTGAAGACCAGTTCGCAACTTGGTTTTTTGAAGACGAACTCAAAGTTATGCAGTAG